Proteins from a genomic interval of Gossypium hirsutum isolate 1008001.06 chromosome A09, Gossypium_hirsutum_v2.1, whole genome shotgun sequence:
- the LOC107889206 gene encoding receptor-like kinase TMK3 produces MGFVHPRFYIGFFLCMFIVVYCATDPNDLKILYDFKKGLDNSELLMWPENGDDPCGPPSWPHVFCSGDRVTQIQVQNLGLKGPLPQNLNQLTKLFNLGLQKNHFNGKLPTFSGLSELEFAYLDNNELDTIPADFFDGLGSVRVLALDYNPFNKTTGWSIPKELANSVQLANLSLVNCNVVGPLPDYLGKLPSLVALKLSYNRLSGEIPASFGESLMQVLWLNDQDGEGMTGKIDVVTNMVSLTQLWLHGNQFTGTIPENIGNLTSLKDLNLNRNQLVGLIPESLANMELDNLVLNNNQLMGPIPKFKAGNVSYATNSFCQSEPGVSCAPDVTALLDFLSGMNYPVNLASQWSGNEPCAGPWIGLSCNLNSLISIINLPRHNLSGTLSPSVAKLESLIEIRLGGNSIHGTVPENFTELKTLRTLDLSGNNLEPPLPEFLDNVKVVIEGNPLLFANHTRGSSSPTSSPPPASSEAPPSGQSGGTESPPSSRSPFPNREKNSNSSTTTMNQGESQPNLFQRFQVVIVAGSAAIAISILLVVLFSIFWSKKRKRASEAPSSIVVHPKDPSDPENSVKISVSNNTTRSLFSKTATSSGSSNSSATQSSHVIESGNLVISVQVLRKGTKDFSHENELGRGGFGTVYMGELDDGTKLAVKRMETGVISSKALDEFQSEIAVLSKVRHRHLVSLLGYSIEGNERLLVYEYMSQGALSKHLFHWKTLKLEPLSWRRRLSIALDVARGMEYLHNLARETFIHRDLKSSNILLDDDFRAKVSDFGLVKLAPDGEKSVATRLAGTFGYLAPEYAVMGKITTKVDVFSYGVVLMELLTGLTALDEERSEESRYLAEWFWRIKSSKEKLMVAIDPALEVDEETYESISTVAELAGHCTAREPYHRPDMGHVVNVLAPLVEKWKPIDDESECYSGIDYSQPLSQMLKVWQAAESQGLSYTSLDDSKGSIPAKPSGFAHSFTSADGR; encoded by the exons ATGGGATTTGTTCACCCAAGGTTCTACATTGGTTTTTTCTTGTGCATGTTTATAGTAGTTTACTGTGCTACAGATCCCAATGACTTGAAAATCTTGTACGATTTCAAGAAAGGGTTGGATAATTCAGAGCTACTTATGTGGCCTGAAAATGGAGATGACCCTTGCGGTCCTCCTTCTTGGCCTCATGTTTTCTGTTCTGGTGATAGAGTGACCCAAATTCAGGTCCAAAATCTTGGTCTCAAAGGACCTCTGCCTCAAAACCTCAACCAGCTCACAAAGCTCTTTAATTTGGGGCTTCAAAAGAATCACTtcaatggtaaattaccaacctTTAGTGGTTTATCAGAGTTGGAGTTTGCTTACTTGGATAACAATGAATTGGATACGATTCCTGCTGATTTTTTTGATGGACTTGGCAGTGTGCGTGTCTTGGCTTTGGATTATAATCCCTTTAATAAGACTACTGGATGGTCTATTCCTAAGGAATTGGCTAATTCAGTTCAATTGGCAAACCTTTCTTTGGTTAACTGCAATGTGGTTGGACCATTGCCTGATTATCTAGGGAAGTTGCCATCTCTTGTAGCACTCAAACTCTCTTATAACAGATTGTCCGGTGAGATTCCGGCGAGTTTTGGTGAGTCTTTGATGCAGGTTTTGTGGTTGAATGATCAAGATGGTGAAGGGATGACTGGTAAGATTGATGTGGTTACCAATATGGTGTCCTTGACACAGCTTTGGCTTCATGGGAATCAGTTCACTGGGACAATCCCAGAGAACATTGGGAACTTGACATCTTTGAAAGATCTCAATCTCAATAGGAACCAGCTTGTTGGTTTGATCCCTGAGAGCTTGGCCAATATGGAGCTGGATAACTTGGTCTTGAACAATAATCAGCTCATGGGTCCGATACCCAAGTTTAAGGCTGGTAATGTTTCTTATGCTACCAATTCATTTTGTCAATCTGAACCAGGGGTTTCATGTGCCCCAGATGTTACTGCACTTTTGGACTTCCTTAGCGGTATGAATTATCCTGTAAACCTTGCTTCTCAATGGTCTGGTAATGAACCTTGTGCTGGACCATGGATAGGATTGAGTTGCAATCTGAATTCTCTGATTTCTATTATCAATTTGCCAAGACATAATCTTAGTGGTACACTTAGTCCTTCAGTTGCAAAGTTAGAATCATTGATTGAAATTAGGCTTGGGGGAAATAGTATACATGGCACTGTTCCTGAAAACTTCACTGAACTAAAAACTCTGAGAACTTTAGATTTAAGTGGAAACAATCTTGAGCCTCCATTACCCGAATTCCTTGACAATGTGAAGGTTGTCATCGAAGGAAATCCTTTGTTGTTTGCCAATCATACAAGAGGGTCTTCTTCCCCTACTAGCAGTCCACCTCCTGCAAGTTCAGAAGCTCCACCAAGTGGTCAATCAGGTGGTACAGAGTCACCTCCATCTAGCAGATCACCTTTCCCAAATAGAGAGAAGAATTCTAATTCATCTACTACTACTATGAATCAAGGTGAGTCCCAACCGAACCTTTTCCAAAGGTTCCAGGTGGTAATTGTTGCTGGAAGTGCAGCTATTGCCATCTCAATTCTTCTAGTGGTTCTGTTTTCTATTTTCTGGAGTAAGAAGAGAAAAAGAGCTTCTGAGGCTCCTAGTTCCATAGTGGTTCATCCTAAAGACCCGTCAGATCCTGAAAACTCGGTTAAGATATCTGTTTCTAATAACACCACCAGGAGCTTATTTAGTAAAACTGCAACAAGCTCTGGCAGCAGTAATAGCAGTGCAACACAAAGCTCTCATGTCATTGAGTCTGGAAACTTGGTCATATCTGTTCAAGTACTTCGCAAAGGGACCAAGGATTTTTCCCATGAAAATGAGCTTGGCCGTGGTGGGTTTGGAACTGTTTACATGGGTGAACTGGATGATGGAACAAAACTAGCAGTTAAGAGGATGGAGACTGGGGTCATAAGCAGTAAGGCATTGGATGAATTTCAGTCCGAAATTGCCGTTCTTTCTAAGGTCCGGCATCGACATCTGGTCTCTCTCTTGGGGTATTCCATTGAAGGTAATGAAAGGCTTCTTGTCTACGAGTATATGTCTCAGGGTGCTCTAAGCAAGCATCTGTTCCATTGGAAGACCCTGAAATTGGAACCATTATCTTGGAGGAGGAGGCTTAGTATTGCACTGGATGTTGCTAGAGGAATGGAGTACCTACATAACTTGGCGCGGGAAACTTTTATACACAGAGATCTCAAGTCTTCCAACATTCTTCTAGATGATGACTTTCGGGCAAAAGTTTCAGATTTCGGGTTGGTGAAACTTGCACCTGATGGAGAGAAGTCTGTGGCAACTAGGCTCGCTGGCACATTTGGATACCTAGCACCTGAATATGCTG TAATGGGGAAAATCACTACTAAAGTTGATGTCTTCAGCTATGGCGTGGTATTGATGGAACTTTTGACTGGATTAACAGCACTCGATGAGGAGCGGTCGGAGGAAAGCCGTTATTTGGCTGAGTGGTTTTGGCGAATCAAATCTAGCAAGGAGAAGCTTATGGTTGCAATTGATCCGGCACTTGAAGTGGATGAAGAAACTTATGAGAGCATTTCCACAGTAGCTGAACTAGCTGGTCACTGCACTGCAAGGGAGCCTTATCATCGGCCAGACATGGGCCATGTAGTGAATGTTCTAGCACCCCTAGTTGAGAAGTGGAAGCcaattgatgatgaatctgagTGTTATTCCGGCATTGATTACAGCCAGCCACTTTCCCAGATGTTGAAGGTTTGGCAGGCAGCAGAAAGCCAAGGATTGAGCTATACAAGTCTGGATGATAGCAAAGGAAGCATTCCAGCAAAACCTTCCGGATTTGCCCACTCCTTCACATCTGCAGACGGTCGATGA